The sequence below is a genomic window from Rhizobium gallicum bv. gallicum R602sp.
CCGACGAGAACGACTGTATCGGAAGACGATGGTGACATTTTACGCTTCGCCGACCGTTTCGAAAAGGACTGCTTCCATGGCCTTGGCAGCATCCAGGCCGGACCAGATGACGAACTGGAACGCCTGATAATAAGCTTCGCAGGTATCGAGCGCGCTGGAAAGCAAAACTTCCACCTGACGATTCGTTGGCTCAGCACCGCCCGCCAGAAGCAGCGACTGCCGGAAGATGATCACGTCTTCCTGCCGCCACAGATCGAAATGACCCATCAGAACCTGCCCGTTGATCGCCGCCAAAAGCTTGGTGACCTCGTTGACGCGAGCTTCTGGAACCTTGATGTCGAACGCGCAGCCGAGATGCAGCGCCTCGAATTCCTCCATCCAGGAGAAGGAAACGTGGTAATCGGCCCACTTCCCCTCGACCGTCATTGCGATCTCGTCCTCGCCCGACCGCTCAAACGACCAGTCGTTATTGGCGGCGACGTACTCGATCATATCGACCGGGTTCGACTGACGCTCGAATTCCAATTCCATAAGGCTCATGCAGCACCTTCTTGACCGGAATGAATGCGACTGAACTTGGGTTTACGAACACAAGAAAAGACACACGCAAATACCGGAACCACCACTTGGATGTTCGTTGAACCGCTGCCAGACCTAACGCAGTGAACCTGCCCGGAGCTTACCAATGTCCGCTTCGAATCATCATTTAAAATCAGTGTATAACGCCCCCGGTGACAAGCCAGCCCCTCTCCGGTCATTTCCGGAAAGGCAACTGTGGACAGCCGTTCGGAATTTGATTTCAGAAGGAGGTTGTAAACGACTCTGCGTATTGGCTTTTTTGGCAGTGTCCACAGGTGGAAAACGACACCTGATTTTTTTGTCGATGAGGCGGCGTGCCGCTTAAGCGCCACACCGTGCCCTGTGCTTGAATGGGACTTACTTCGTTTTTGCAGCTAGCTTTGCTTCGAGCGCGGCGACTCGGGCAAGCAGCGCTTCGTTCTCGTCGCGCGCCTTGATCGCCATTTCGCGGACGGCCTCGAATTCCTCGCGCTTGACCACATCCATGGTGTTCAGCCAGCGTTCGGCTTGAGCGTTGAAGGCAGTCTCGATTTCCTTGCGCACACCCTGGGCAGCGCCCGCAGCATCCGTCATCAGCTTGGCGAATTCGTCCATGATGCGGTTTGTTCCACTGGTCATGGCGGTTTTTCTCCTTCCCACCACATGATTTTGATGGGCCTGAGCCCTAAGGAATGAGGTAGGGCTTTGCTGTTGAGGATGCAAGCGCTTTGCTCTGGATAAGCCGCTTCGGGCATTGCTCTGCCTCACAATCGACTTGACCGCTTCGTATCGCAACGCCATGTTCCGCGCACATCAACGGGTGGAAAAATCTTGCCGACTGCAGCCAATCTTCTTTCGATCATGCCCTTTCCGGATATCGATCCGATCGCCTTTGCGATCGGCCCTCTGGCTGTTCACTGGTACGGTCTCGCCTATGTCGCAGGCATCATGCTCGGATGGCTCTATGCCCGGCGGATCGCCGGCAATGATGCGCTTTGGCCGGGCAACGCCTCGCCGATCACCAAGGCGCAGATCGACGACTTCATCGTCTGGGCAGCCCTCGGCATCGTTCTCGGCGGTCGCATCGGCTACATCTTTTTCTACGATCTGCCGGCCGTGATCGAAACCCCGCTCCGTGCCATCGAGATCTGGAATGGCGGCATGTCCTTCCACGGCGGAACCATCGGCACGACGATCGCCATGATCCTTTTTGCGCGCAAGAACGGCATTCCGGTCTGGAGCCTTTTCGACATCGTCGCTACCGTGGTGCCGATCGGCCTATTCTTCGGTCGCATGGCAAACTTCGTCAACGGCGAGCTTTGGGGGAGGCTTACGGATGTACCCTGGGCAGTCGTTTTCCCGACCGGCGGGCCTTTTGCGCGGCATCCGAGCCAGCTCTATGAAGCGGGCCTCGAAGGCATCGTGCTGCTGCTTTCGCTTGCTCTTGTCGTCTACGGTTTCCGGGCGCTGAAATCACCGGGGCTCGTTACCGGTCTCTTCGTCTGCGGCTACGCGCTGTCACGCATATTCGTCGAGTTGTTCCGCGAGCCGGATGCGCAGCTTGGCTACCTGCTCGGCACGAACTGGCTGACCATGGGCATGGTCCTTTCCTTCCCGATGGTCCTGCTCGGCATCTGGGCGATGGCACGTGCCCGCCGCCAGGCCGCTTTGCAGCATTGAGCCTGTCAGGACCGTACGATCATGACGACCGCACTCGGTGAAAAGATAAAGTCGATCATTCAGGCGAACGGGCCGATCAGTGTCACGGACTATTTTTCGCTCTGCCTCGCTGATCCGGAATACGGCTACTATCGCACCCGCGAGCCCTTCGGCCGATCCGGCGATTTTGTCACTGCGCCCGAGGTCAGCCAGCTCTTCGGCGAAATGATCGGGGTCTTCGTCGTGCATGCCTGGCAGCGCCATGGCGCGCCGGCAGGCGTGCGCCTCGTTGAAATCGGCCCCGGTCGCGGGACGATGATGGCCGACATGCTGCGCGTCATCGAGCGTCTCGCCGCGCCGCTTTTCGAGAATATGACGGTTCATCTCGTCGAAACGAGCGAGCGTTTGCGCGGTATCCAGCAGCAGACGCTTGACGCACATGAGGGCAAAATCAGCTGGCATGCCGATTTCGAGGAAGTTCCGCCGGGCTTCACGCTGATTGCGGCAAACGAGCTATTCGACGCCATTCCAATCCGCCAATTCATCAAGACGCCGACCGGCTTTCGTGAGCGCATGGTTGGCCTCGATATCGATGGCGAGCTGACATTCGCCGCCGGGATCGCCGGCATCGATCCGGCACTGCTGCCTGAAAACCCGCAGGCCGCGCCGGCCGGCACGCTCTTCGAGATTTCGCCGGCCCGGCAGGCTGTGATGATGACGATCTGCGATCGCCTGAAGGCCTTCGGCGGCACGGCGCTGGCGATCGATTACGGCCATCTCGTCACCGGCTTCGGCGATACGCTACAGGCCGTGCGCATGCACGAGTTCGATCCGCCGCTTGCCCATCCCGGCGAAGCGGACCTGACGAGCCATGTGGATTTCGAAGACCTCGCGAAGACCGCTGTCGGCGCCGGGCTGCATCTCAACGGCGCGTTGCACCAGGGGGATTTCCTGATCGGCCTCGGCATTCTCGAGCGCGCCGCCGCTCTCGGCCGCGATCGTGAACCGCGCACCCAGCAGATTATCCAGAGCGCGGTGGACCGGCTGGCCGGCTCCGGCGAGGGCCGGATGGGCGAGCTTTTCAAGGCGATGGCCGTCTCCCATCCGGCCGTCGATCTCATGCCGTTCCGCCCGGTGGATTGACAGGACGCGCGGCCCTGGGCCAACATCCGGCGCAATCAAGAATGCTTCGCCGGGCGGGCCGGCGGACAATGGCGCCGTTCAAACACCCCGGAATCACTGATGCAAGACGCGGCCTCTCCCGCACCGATCGAAAGCGCGCTGTTGAACGAAGCGGCCGGCGAAGCGATCCGCCACGGCTATTTCACACGGGCGGGCGGCGTTTCGGAAGGGCTCTATCGCGGCCTGAATGTCGGGCTTGGCTCGAACGACGACCGCGCAAAGGTGATGGAGAACCGCCGTCGCGTTGCCGCCTGGTTCAGCCAGCCCTTGGAAAGGCTCGCGACAGTCCACCAGGTTCATTCGCCAGACGCGGTCACCGTCGACAGCAGCTATGACGGCACGCGCCCCGAAGCCGATGCGCTGGTCACGGCAACGCCTGGCATCGTCCTCGGCGTTCTTGCTGCCGACTGCGGCCCGATCCTGTTCGCCGACCCGGAATACCGGGTGATCGGGGCCGCACATGCCGGATGGAAAGGCGCACTGACCGGCGTCCTGGAAAACACCGTTGCAGCGATGGAAAGACTTGGAGCGAAGCGCCGGACCATCATCGCCTGCCTCGGCCCCTCGATCAGCCAGACAAGCTATGAGGTCGGCCCGGAATTCGTCGAGCGCTTCGTCACACAGGATTCGTCTTACGAGCGCTATTTCATTCCTTCGAAGACGTCGGGCCATGCGATGTTCGACCTTCCGGCGCTGACCATCGACCGTCTGTTGAAGGCGGGTGTGCTTGCCGAAAGCCTTGGCATTTGCACCTATCCGGACAGCGAGCGCTTTTTCTCGTACCGGCGCACTACACATAATAAGGAGCCGGACTACGGCCGCCAGATTTCAGCGATCAGCATCAGGGAGATTTGACCGAATGGCACTGCATTTCGAAAAAGCCGAATTCGCAAGCCGCCTCACGCGCCTTACCGACCAGATGCGCGCGGAAAAGCTCGATGCCGTCCTGCTCTTCGCGCAGGAAAGCATGTACTGGCTGACGGGCTACGACACCTTCGGCTACTGCTTCTTCCAGACGCTGGTGGTCAAGGCCGATGG
It includes:
- a CDS encoding type III secretion system chaperone family protein; protein product: MSLMELEFERQSNPVDMIEYVAANNDWSFERSGEDEIAMTVEGKWADYHVSFSWMEEFEALHLGCAFDIKVPEARVNEVTKLLAAINGQVLMGHFDLWRQEDVIIFRQSLLLAGGAEPTNRQVEVLLSSALDTCEAYYQAFQFVIWSGLDAAKAMEAVLFETVGEA
- a CDS encoding accessory factor UbiK family protein, producing MTSGTNRIMDEFAKLMTDAAGAAQGVRKEIETAFNAQAERWLNTMDVVKREEFEAVREMAIKARDENEALLARVAALEAKLAAKTK
- the lgt gene encoding prolipoprotein diacylglyceryl transferase → MPTAANLLSIMPFPDIDPIAFAIGPLAVHWYGLAYVAGIMLGWLYARRIAGNDALWPGNASPITKAQIDDFIVWAALGIVLGGRIGYIFFYDLPAVIETPLRAIEIWNGGMSFHGGTIGTTIAMILFARKNGIPVWSLFDIVATVVPIGLFFGRMANFVNGELWGRLTDVPWAVVFPTGGPFARHPSQLYEAGLEGIVLLLSLALVVYGFRALKSPGLVTGLFVCGYALSRIFVELFREPDAQLGYLLGTNWLTMGMVLSFPMVLLGIWAMARARRQAALQH
- a CDS encoding class I SAM-dependent methyltransferase; the encoded protein is MTTALGEKIKSIIQANGPISVTDYFSLCLADPEYGYYRTREPFGRSGDFVTAPEVSQLFGEMIGVFVVHAWQRHGAPAGVRLVEIGPGRGTMMADMLRVIERLAAPLFENMTVHLVETSERLRGIQQQTLDAHEGKISWHADFEEVPPGFTLIAANELFDAIPIRQFIKTPTGFRERMVGLDIDGELTFAAGIAGIDPALLPENPQAAPAGTLFEISPARQAVMMTICDRLKAFGGTALAIDYGHLVTGFGDTLQAVRMHEFDPPLAHPGEADLTSHVDFEDLAKTAVGAGLHLNGALHQGDFLIGLGILERAAALGRDREPRTQQIIQSAVDRLAGSGEGRMGELFKAMAVSHPAVDLMPFRPVD
- the pgeF gene encoding peptidoglycan editing factor PgeF; its protein translation is MQDAASPAPIESALLNEAAGEAIRHGYFTRAGGVSEGLYRGLNVGLGSNDDRAKVMENRRRVAAWFSQPLERLATVHQVHSPDAVTVDSSYDGTRPEADALVTATPGIVLGVLAADCGPILFADPEYRVIGAAHAGWKGALTGVLENTVAAMERLGAKRRTIIACLGPSISQTSYEVGPEFVERFVTQDSSYERYFIPSKTSGHAMFDLPALTIDRLLKAGVLAESLGICTYPDSERFFSYRRTTHNKEPDYGRQISAISIREI